From one Streptomyces chromofuscus genomic stretch:
- a CDS encoding EboA domain-containing protein: protein MKQPHAGPATPAARTGDATTRTDTVDPSDPARTPLEALHTHLDAHLPGAARAWLDQALAEAAAHPGTHGPISVWELRVAEAGRRCGDEYADAARVLVLNAADADPAALSRVYRQGTAAERRAVLYSLPHLVPGADALPLIEDALRTNDTRLVAAAVGPYAARHLDAHAWRHAVLKCLFTGVPVDHVAELQRRARADAELARMLGDYAAERTAAGRPVPEDLHRVLALTEPAPAPHGADGSDTPHGKES from the coding sequence GTGAAGCAGCCCCACGCCGGCCCGGCGACCCCGGCGGCGAGAACCGGCGACGCGACGACGCGCACCGACACCGTCGACCCCTCCGATCCCGCCCGCACCCCCCTCGAAGCCCTGCACACGCACCTCGACGCCCACCTCCCCGGGGCGGCCCGCGCCTGGCTCGACCAGGCCCTCGCCGAGGCCGCCGCCCACCCCGGCACGCACGGCCCCATCTCCGTGTGGGAGCTGCGCGTCGCCGAGGCGGGCCGGCGCTGCGGGGACGAGTACGCCGACGCCGCCCGGGTGCTGGTCCTGAACGCCGCCGACGCCGACCCGGCCGCGCTCAGCCGCGTCTACCGCCAGGGCACCGCCGCCGAGCGCCGCGCCGTCCTGTACTCCCTGCCCCACCTGGTGCCCGGCGCGGACGCGCTCCCGCTGATCGAGGACGCCCTGCGCACCAACGACACCCGGCTCGTCGCCGCCGCCGTCGGCCCCTACGCCGCCCGGCACCTCGATGCCCACGCCTGGCGTCACGCCGTACTGAAGTGCCTGTTCACCGGCGTCCCCGTCGACCACGTCGCCGAGCTGCAACGCCGTGCCCGTGCCGACGCCGAACTCGCCCGCATGCTCGGTGACTACGCCGCCGAACGGACCGCCGCGGGCCGTCCCGTACCCGAGGACCTGCACCGCGTCCTGGCCCTGACCGAGCCCGCGCCGGCACCGCACGGAGCGGACGGATCGGACACCCCCCACGGCAAGGAGTCCTGA
- a CDS encoding sugar ABC transporter ATP-binding protein, translating into MAPEPPLLSMSGITKSFPGVRALDGVDLDVQAGEVHCLLGQNGAGKSTLIKVLAGAHQPDTGTIRWRGEPVTLRSPIAAMRLGIATIYQELDLVEHLSVAENVHLGHEPTAAGFVVRRKAAKASTAQLLKRLGHPEIDPARLVGELSAAQQQIVSMARALSHDVRLIVMDEPSAALDPDEVDNLFRIVGDLTAEGVAVVYISHRLEEIRRIGDRVTVLKDGRAVAGGLPAKSTPTREVVALMTGRNVEYVFPERPASPGGGEPVLEVRGLARDGEFEPFDLTVRPGEIVGLAGLVGSGRSEILETIYGARKPSAGHVLVDGRQLRPGSVRAAVHAGLGLAPEERKAQALLMLESVTRNVSVSSMSRFSRGGWIDRGAELGAARAATRELSLRPDNPSVPIRTLSGGNQQKAVLARWLLRGCRVLLLDEPTRGVDVGARAELYAVVRRLADEGLAVLLVSSEVPEVLGLADRVLVLREGRVVHTAPAHELDEHRVLDLVMEGSPAS; encoded by the coding sequence ATGGCACCAGAACCACCGCTGCTCAGCATGTCCGGCATCACCAAGTCGTTCCCCGGCGTCCGTGCCCTGGACGGCGTCGACCTCGACGTCCAGGCCGGTGAAGTGCACTGTCTGCTCGGCCAGAACGGTGCCGGCAAGTCCACCCTCATCAAGGTCCTGGCCGGCGCCCACCAGCCCGACACCGGCACGATCCGCTGGCGCGGCGAGCCGGTCACCCTGCGCTCGCCGATCGCCGCGATGCGCCTCGGCATCGCCACCATCTACCAGGAACTCGACCTGGTCGAGCACCTGTCGGTCGCCGAGAACGTCCACCTCGGCCATGAGCCCACGGCCGCCGGTTTCGTCGTACGGCGCAAGGCGGCGAAGGCGTCGACGGCCCAGCTCCTGAAGCGACTGGGTCATCCGGAGATCGACCCGGCGCGTCTCGTCGGCGAACTGTCGGCCGCCCAGCAGCAGATCGTCTCCATGGCCCGCGCGCTCTCCCACGACGTGCGGCTCATCGTGATGGACGAGCCGTCCGCCGCTCTCGACCCCGACGAGGTCGACAACCTCTTCCGGATCGTCGGCGACCTCACCGCCGAGGGCGTCGCCGTCGTCTACATCTCGCACCGCCTGGAGGAGATCCGCCGGATCGGCGACCGGGTGACCGTGCTCAAGGACGGGCGCGCGGTGGCGGGCGGGCTGCCCGCGAAGTCGACGCCGACCCGTGAGGTCGTGGCGCTGATGACCGGCCGGAACGTCGAGTACGTCTTCCCCGAGCGGCCGGCCTCACCGGGGGGCGGGGAGCCGGTGCTGGAAGTGCGGGGACTGGCCCGGGACGGCGAGTTCGAGCCCTTCGACCTGACCGTGCGTCCCGGCGAGATCGTCGGCCTTGCGGGGCTGGTCGGCTCAGGGCGCTCGGAGATCCTGGAGACGATCTACGGCGCCCGCAAGCCCTCCGCTGGCCATGTCCTGGTCGACGGACGGCAGTTGCGGCCGGGCAGCGTACGCGCCGCGGTCCACGCCGGACTCGGGCTCGCCCCCGAGGAACGCAAGGCGCAGGCCCTGCTGATGCTGGAGTCGGTCACCCGCAACGTCTCGGTCTCCTCCATGTCCCGCTTCTCGCGCGGCGGCTGGATCGACCGCGGCGCCGAACTGGGCGCGGCACGGGCCGCGACCCGCGAGCTGTCGCTGCGCCCCGACAACCCGTCGGTGCCGATCCGCACCCTCTCCGGCGGCAACCAGCAAAAGGCCGTCCTCGCCCGCTGGCTGTTGCGCGGCTGCCGGGTCCTGCTGCTCGACGAGCCGACCCGCGGCGTCGACGTCGGCGCCCGCGCCGAGCTGTACGCGGTCGTGCGGCGTCTCGCCGACGAGGGCCTCGCGGTGCTGCTGGTCTCCAGCGAGGTGCCCGAGGTGCTCGGCCTCGCCGACCGCGTGCTGGTGCTGCGCGAGGGGCGCGTCGTACACACCGCGCCCGCCCATGAGCTGGACGAACACCGCGTACTCGACCTCGTGATGGAAGGAAGCCCGGCGTCATGA
- a CDS encoding sugar phosphate isomerase/epimerase family protein produces MSTRSHPAHDPGEPSAPPPPHPPSHAQAPARAQAPSHPLRFGYGTNGLADLRLDDALALLADLGYDGVGLTLDHMHLDPLASDLPARTERVARRLAALGLGVTVETGARYVLDPRRKHGPSLLDPDADDRARRVDLLLRAVRVAADLGAHAVHCFSGILPPGTDEDTAWKRLADSLGPVLDAADAAGVPLAVEPEPGHLLATLDDFHRLRRTLGDPGLLGLTLDIGHCQCLEPLPPADCVRAAGPWLRHVQIEDMRRGVHEHLPFGEGEIDFPPVLEALAATGYQGLTVVELPRHSHAGPHHAGLSLPFLRAAAPPDGPVPPPTRPVSPLGEPSATPEGSTP; encoded by the coding sequence GTGAGCACCCGGTCCCACCCGGCGCACGACCCCGGCGAACCGTCGGCCCCTCCCCCTCCCCATCCCCCTTCCCACGCCCAAGCCCCTGCCCGTGCCCAAGCCCCGTCCCATCCGCTCCGCTTCGGCTACGGCACCAACGGCCTCGCCGACCTCCGCCTCGACGACGCCCTCGCCCTGCTCGCCGACCTCGGCTACGACGGCGTCGGCCTGACCCTCGACCACATGCACCTCGACCCCCTCGCCTCGGACCTGCCCGCCCGCACCGAACGAGTCGCCCGCCGGCTCGCCGCGCTCGGGCTGGGCGTCACCGTGGAGACGGGCGCCCGCTATGTGCTCGACCCGCGCCGCAAACACGGCCCCTCCCTCCTGGACCCGGACGCCGACGACCGCGCCCGCCGCGTCGACCTGCTGCTGCGGGCCGTCCGGGTCGCCGCCGACCTCGGCGCGCACGCCGTGCACTGCTTCAGCGGGATCCTCCCGCCCGGCACGGACGAGGACACGGCCTGGAAACGCCTCGCCGACAGCCTCGGCCCCGTCCTGGACGCCGCGGACGCCGCCGGCGTCCCGCTCGCCGTCGAGCCCGAGCCCGGTCACCTCCTCGCCACCCTCGACGACTTTCACCGGCTGCGCCGCACCCTCGGCGACCCCGGCCTCCTGGGTCTCACCCTCGACATCGGCCACTGCCAGTGCCTCGAACCCCTGCCTCCCGCCGACTGCGTACGCGCCGCCGGACCCTGGCTGCGGCATGTCCAGATCGAGGACATGCGCCGCGGCGTCCACGAACACCTCCCCTTCGGCGAGGGCGAGATCGACTTCCCGCCCGTCCTTGAGGCCCTCGCCGCCACCGGCTACCAGGGCCTGACCGTCGTCGAACTGCCCCGCCACTCCCACGCGGGACCGCACCACGCCGGGCTCTCCCTGCCGTTCCTGCGCGCCGCCGCGCCACCCGACGGGCCGGTCCCACCACCGACGCGGCCCGTCTCCCCCCTCGGCGAACCCTCCGCCACCCCTGAAGGGAGCACCCCGTGA
- a CDS encoding substrate-binding domain-containing protein has protein sequence MSQLTSRRGLLFGTAAVSAGALLAGCTSNEPKEKEQAADPQPAADDKPGKPVTIGFAGPQADHGWLAAINSNAKSRAEKYEDVTLEITEGSNDTAAQIGQIETLINKKVDVLVILPADGKALTQVGLKAMAAGIPVVNLDRIFNTPQAYRCWIGGDNYGMGLNAGHYIGEKLKDKSDARVIELAGLDNLELTKQRTQGFDDALKNYPNIRKVARQAAEFTVESGQAKMAQLLQAQSKFDALWNHDDDQGVGALRAIEQAGRDDFLMVGGAGALSAFQAIKQDEGVLKATVLYPPTMAASAIDLARALGQGKGVGGLAEFEIPASLTLYSAVVDKTNVDQYMSTGFE, from the coding sequence ATGTCGCAACTCACCAGTCGCAGAGGACTGCTCTTCGGGACCGCCGCTGTCTCGGCCGGTGCCCTCCTCGCCGGGTGCACCAGCAACGAGCCGAAGGAGAAGGAGCAGGCCGCCGACCCACAGCCGGCCGCCGACGACAAGCCCGGAAAGCCGGTCACCATCGGCTTCGCCGGACCGCAGGCAGACCACGGCTGGCTCGCCGCGATCAACTCCAACGCCAAGAGCCGCGCCGAGAAGTACGAGGACGTGACGCTGGAGATCACCGAGGGCTCCAACGACACCGCCGCGCAGATCGGCCAGATCGAGACCCTCATCAACAAGAAGGTCGACGTCCTGGTCATCCTGCCCGCCGACGGCAAGGCGCTCACCCAGGTCGGGCTCAAGGCGATGGCGGCCGGGATCCCGGTGGTCAACCTGGACCGGATCTTCAACACCCCGCAGGCCTACCGCTGCTGGATCGGCGGCGACAACTACGGCATGGGCCTCAACGCCGGCCACTACATCGGCGAGAAGCTCAAGGACAAGTCCGACGCCCGGGTCATCGAACTGGCCGGCCTGGACAACCTGGAGCTGACCAAGCAGCGCACCCAGGGCTTCGACGACGCGCTGAAGAACTACCCGAACATCCGCAAGGTGGCCCGCCAGGCTGCCGAGTTCACCGTCGAGTCCGGCCAGGCCAAGATGGCCCAGCTGCTCCAGGCGCAGTCGAAGTTCGACGCGCTGTGGAACCACGACGACGACCAGGGCGTGGGCGCGCTGCGCGCCATCGAGCAGGCCGGGCGCGACGACTTCCTGATGGTCGGCGGCGCGGGCGCGCTCTCCGCCTTCCAGGCCATCAAGCAGGACGAGGGCGTGCTGAAGGCGACCGTCCTCTACCCGCCCACCATGGCCGCCTCCGCCATCGACCTCGCCCGCGCCCTCGGCCAGGGCAAGGGCGTCGGAGGCCTCGCCGAGTTCGAGATCCCGGCGTCGCTCACGCTGTACTCGGCCGTCGTCGACAAGACCAACGTCGACCAGTACATGTCCACCGGCTTCGAGTGA
- a CDS encoding sugar phosphate isomerase/epimerase family protein, with translation MPRTFTLFTGQWADLPLEEVCRLARDFGYDGLELACWGDHFEVDKALNDPSYIASRHQLLDKYGLKCWAVSNHLVGQAVCDAIIDERHQAILPARIWGDGDAEGVRQRAAAEIKDTARAAAAFGVDTVIGFTGSAIWHLVAMFPPAPESMIDRGYEDFAERWNPILDVFDAEGVRFAHEVHPSEIAYDYWTTQRALEAVDHRPAFGLNFDPSHFVWQDLDPVGFLWDFRDRIYHVDCKEARKRLDGRNGRLGSHLPWGDPRRGWDFVSAGHGDVPWEDVFRMLRSIDYQGPISVEWEDAGMDRLQGAPEALSRLKAFDFEPPSASFDAAFNS, from the coding sequence ATGCCGCGTACGTTCACGCTCTTCACCGGCCAGTGGGCCGACCTGCCCCTCGAGGAAGTCTGCCGCCTGGCCCGCGACTTCGGCTACGACGGTCTCGAACTCGCCTGTTGGGGCGACCACTTCGAGGTCGACAAGGCACTCAACGACCCCTCCTACATCGCGTCGAGGCACCAGCTCCTCGACAAGTACGGCCTGAAGTGCTGGGCCGTCTCCAACCACCTGGTCGGCCAGGCCGTCTGCGACGCCATCATCGACGAGCGCCACCAGGCCATCCTGCCCGCCCGGATCTGGGGCGACGGCGACGCGGAGGGCGTACGGCAGCGTGCCGCCGCCGAGATCAAGGACACCGCGCGTGCCGCGGCCGCCTTCGGCGTCGACACCGTCATCGGCTTCACCGGCTCCGCCATCTGGCACCTCGTCGCGATGTTCCCGCCCGCTCCCGAGTCGATGATCGACCGCGGCTACGAGGACTTCGCCGAGCGCTGGAACCCGATCCTGGACGTCTTCGACGCCGAGGGCGTGCGGTTCGCGCACGAGGTGCACCCCTCCGAGATCGCCTACGACTACTGGACCACCCAGCGTGCGCTGGAGGCGGTCGACCACCGTCCCGCGTTCGGGCTGAACTTCGACCCCTCGCACTTCGTGTGGCAGGACCTCGACCCGGTCGGGTTCCTGTGGGACTTCCGCGACCGGATCTACCACGTCGACTGCAAGGAGGCCCGCAAGCGCCTCGACGGCCGCAACGGACGGCTCGGCTCCCACCTGCCCTGGGGCGACCCGCGGCGCGGCTGGGACTTCGTCTCCGCCGGCCACGGCGACGTCCCCTGGGAGGACGTCTTCCGCATGCTGCGCTCCATCGACTACCAGGGCCCCATCTCCGTCGAGTGGGAGGACGCCGGAATGGACCGGCTCCAGGGCGCCCCCGAGGCTTTGTCCCGCCTGAAGGCCTTCGACTTCGAGCCGCCCAGCGCGTCCTTCGACGCCGCGTTCAACAGCTGA
- a CDS encoding Gfo/Idh/MocA family protein has translation MAQPQAPEGTEAEKPPLRIGMVGYAFMGAAHSQGWRTAGRVFDLPRQPVLAVICGRDEAAVRAAAGRHGWAAAETDWRALIARDDVDLVDICTPGDSHAEIALAALAAGKHVLCEKPLANSVEEAETMAAAAEAAQARGQLAMVGFNYRRLPATALARRMVAEGSVGTLRHVRVTYLQDWLVDPQAPLTWRLRRELAGSGSLGDLGAHIVDLAQYLAGEQLAGVSALTETFVRERPLAGAARGLGAVSAEGTGQVTVDDAALFTARFASGALASFEATRYATGRKNALRIELNGERGSLAFDLERLNELWYHDGTEPGTRAGFRRILVTEPDHPYLDAWWPPGHGLGYEHTFVHQARDLVHAVAEGRRPEPSFADGLQVQRVLAAVEESAEKNSVYTPIAV, from the coding sequence ATGGCACAGCCGCAAGCGCCCGAAGGGACCGAGGCCGAAAAGCCCCCGTTGCGCATCGGCATGGTCGGCTACGCCTTCATGGGCGCCGCCCACTCCCAGGGCTGGCGCACCGCGGGCCGCGTCTTCGACCTGCCCCGGCAGCCGGTGCTCGCCGTGATCTGCGGGCGGGACGAGGCGGCCGTACGCGCGGCGGCCGGCCGGCACGGCTGGGCGGCGGCCGAGACCGACTGGCGGGCGCTGATCGCCCGGGACGACGTCGACCTGGTCGACATCTGCACACCCGGCGACAGCCACGCCGAGATCGCGCTGGCCGCGCTGGCCGCCGGCAAGCACGTCCTGTGCGAGAAGCCCCTCGCCAACTCCGTCGAGGAGGCCGAGACGATGGCCGCCGCGGCCGAGGCGGCGCAGGCACGCGGTCAGCTGGCGATGGTCGGCTTCAACTACCGCCGGCTGCCGGCCACCGCGCTGGCCCGGCGGATGGTGGCCGAGGGCAGCGTCGGCACCCTGCGGCACGTCAGGGTGACGTACCTCCAGGACTGGCTGGTCGACCCGCAGGCCCCGCTGACGTGGCGGCTGCGCAGGGAACTGGCCGGCTCCGGCTCGCTCGGCGACCTCGGCGCGCACATCGTCGACCTGGCGCAGTACCTGGCGGGGGAGCAGCTCGCGGGGGTGTCGGCGCTCACCGAGACGTTCGTCCGGGAACGGCCGCTCGCGGGGGCCGCCCGTGGCCTGGGCGCCGTCTCCGCCGAGGGGACCGGGCAGGTCACCGTCGACGACGCCGCCCTGTTCACCGCCCGCTTCGCCTCCGGTGCGCTCGCCTCCTTCGAGGCCACCCGGTACGCCACCGGACGCAAGAACGCCCTGCGCATCGAACTCAACGGCGAGCGCGGCTCGCTCGCCTTCGACCTGGAACGGCTCAACGAGCTCTGGTACCACGACGGCACCGAGCCCGGCACCCGGGCCGGCTTCCGCCGCATCCTCGTCACCGAACCCGACCATCCCTACCTGGACGCCTGGTGGCCGCCCGGCCACGGCCTCGGCTACGAGCACACCTTCGTCCACCAGGCCCGCGACCTGGTCCACGCGGTCGCCGAGGGCCGCCGCCCCGAACCCTCCTTCGCCGACGGGCTCCAGGTGCAGCGCGTCCTCGCCGCGGTGGAGGAGAGCGCAGAGAAGAACTCCGTCTACACCCCGATCGCGGTCTAG
- the eboE gene encoding metabolite traffic protein EboE, which yields MRFRHPDGSTVHLAYCTNVHPAETLDGVLAQLRDHCEPVRRRLGRDRLGIGLWLARDAARALVTDPSALRTLRTELDRRGLEVVTLNGFPYEGFGAEEVKYRVYRPDWADPERLDHTTALARLLAGLLPDDVTEGSISTLPLAWRTAQDSRRADAAHTALRTLGERLDALRELTGRSIRVGLEPEPGCVIETTGDAIAPLTAIAHHRIGICVDTCHLATSFEDPRTALDALVQAGVPVVKSQLSAALHAEHPHLPEVRRALAAFDEPRFLHQTRTATAAGLRGTDDLGPALMDDALPDASPWRAHFHVPLHAAPAAPLTSTLDVLKTALARLVGGPGPLTHHLEVETYTWQALPPQLRPRARNHLTDGIAAELTLARDLLTDLGLKELP from the coding sequence ATGCGCTTCCGCCACCCCGACGGCTCCACGGTGCACCTGGCCTACTGCACCAACGTCCACCCCGCCGAGACCCTCGACGGTGTCCTCGCCCAGCTCCGCGACCACTGCGAACCCGTCCGCCGCCGCCTCGGACGCGACCGGCTCGGCATCGGCCTGTGGCTCGCCAGGGACGCCGCCCGCGCCCTCGTCACCGACCCGTCCGCGCTGCGCACCCTGCGCACCGAACTCGACCGGCGCGGCCTCGAGGTCGTCACCCTCAACGGTTTCCCGTACGAGGGCTTCGGCGCCGAAGAGGTCAAGTACCGCGTGTACCGGCCGGACTGGGCCGACCCCGAGCGCCTCGACCACACCACCGCCCTCGCCCGCCTCCTCGCAGGCCTCCTCCCCGACGACGTCACCGAGGGCAGCATCTCCACCCTCCCGCTCGCCTGGCGCACCGCGCAGGACAGCCGGCGGGCCGACGCCGCGCACACCGCGCTGCGCACCCTCGGCGAACGCCTGGACGCCCTGCGGGAGCTGACCGGCCGCTCCATCCGCGTCGGCCTGGAACCGGAACCCGGGTGTGTCATCGAGACCACCGGCGACGCCATCGCCCCGCTGACCGCGATCGCCCACCACCGCATCGGCATCTGCGTCGACACCTGCCACCTCGCCACCTCCTTCGAGGACCCGCGCACCGCCCTCGACGCCCTCGTCCAGGCCGGTGTTCCCGTCGTCAAGTCGCAGCTCTCCGCCGCACTGCACGCCGAACACCCCCATCTCCCCGAGGTCCGCCGAGCCCTCGCCGCGTTCGACGAACCCCGCTTCCTGCACCAGACCCGCACCGCCACCGCCGCCGGCCTGCGCGGCACCGACGACCTCGGCCCGGCCCTCATGGACGACGCCCTGCCCGACGCCTCGCCCTGGCGGGCCCACTTCCACGTCCCGCTGCACGCGGCCCCCGCCGCGCCCCTCACCTCCACGCTCGACGTGCTGAAGACCGCGCTGGCCCGCCTCGTCGGCGGCCCCGGCCCGCTCACCCACCACCTGGAGGTCGAGACCTACACCTGGCAGGCCCTCCCACCGCAGTTGCGGCCCCGCGCCCGCAACCACCTCACGGACGGCATCGCGGCCGAACTCACCCTCGCCCGCGACCTGCTGACGGACCTCGGACTGAAGGAGCTGCCGTGA
- a CDS encoding TatD family hydrolase, translating to MRIFDPHIHMTSRTTDDYEAMHAAGVRAVVEPAFWLGQPRTSPATFFDYFDSLLGWEPFRAAQYGIAHHCTIALNPKEANDPRCRPVLDELPRYLVKDQVVAVGEIGYDSMTPAEDTALAAQLQLAADHELPALVHTPHRDKAAGLRRTLDLVRESALPPERVLLDHLNETTVKEAKDSGCWLGFSVYPDTKMDEDRMVAILRAHGPEQVLVNSAADWGRSDPLKTRKVGDLMLAEGFTEDDVDQVLWRNPVAFYGISGRLNLDITATDATHEGNSILRGGE from the coding sequence ATGCGCATCTTCGACCCCCACATCCACATGACGTCCCGGACCACCGACGACTACGAGGCCATGCACGCCGCCGGCGTCCGTGCCGTCGTCGAACCCGCCTTCTGGCTGGGCCAGCCCCGCACCTCGCCCGCCACCTTCTTCGACTACTTCGACTCCCTCCTCGGCTGGGAGCCCTTCCGCGCCGCCCAGTACGGCATCGCCCACCACTGCACGATCGCCCTGAACCCCAAGGAGGCGAACGACCCGCGCTGCCGCCCCGTCCTCGACGAACTGCCCCGCTATCTCGTCAAGGACCAGGTCGTGGCCGTCGGCGAGATCGGCTACGACTCGATGACGCCGGCCGAGGACACCGCCCTCGCGGCCCAGCTCCAGCTCGCCGCCGACCACGAGCTGCCCGCGCTCGTGCACACCCCCCACCGCGACAAGGCGGCCGGTCTGCGCCGCACCCTCGACCTGGTGCGGGAGTCCGCCCTGCCGCCGGAGCGCGTCCTGCTCGACCACCTCAACGAGACCACCGTCAAGGAGGCCAAGGACAGCGGCTGCTGGCTGGGCTTCTCCGTCTATCCGGACACCAAGATGGACGAGGACCGGATGGTCGCGATCCTGCGCGCCCACGGCCCGGAGCAGGTCCTGGTGAACTCCGCCGCCGACTGGGGGCGCAGCGACCCCCTCAAGACCCGCAAGGTCGGCGATCTCATGCTGGCCGAGGGCTTCACCGAGGACGACGTCGACCAGGTGCTGTGGCGCAACCCCGTCGCGTTCTACGGGATCAGCGGCCGGCTGAACCTGGACATCACCGCGACCGACGCCACCCACGAGGGCAATTCCATCCTGCGCGGCGGGGAGTGA
- a CDS encoding ABC transporter permease, whose product MTQPVSPPRDSADKAPSAARPPAWRGRVVRADVRTLSLLGVLAALILIGGITKPDEFLDTRNLQLVLTQASVIGVVTVGMTFVIVSGGIDLSVGAIVALASVWATTVATQEFGFSGILFTSVLVGLGCGLVNGLLIAYGGMVPFIATLAMLASARGLALQITDGRTQIVTVDGILDLGERDAYVLGIPPLVLVFAVVTVIGWLLLNRTTFGRRTVAVGGNAEAARLAGIDVRRQRLYLYLLSGLCCGIAAFLLIILSGSGQNTNGNLYELDAIAAAIIGGTLLSGGRGTIVGSVLGVLIFTTITNIFALNNLQSDVQQIAKGAIIVAAVLVQRRTASTT is encoded by the coding sequence ATGACGCAGCCCGTCTCCCCGCCGCGGGACAGCGCCGACAAGGCGCCGTCGGCCGCTCGACCCCCCGCCTGGCGCGGCCGGGTGGTCCGCGCCGACGTCCGCACCCTGTCCCTGCTCGGCGTGCTCGCCGCCCTGATCCTGATCGGCGGCATCACCAAGCCGGACGAGTTCCTGGACACCCGCAACCTGCAACTCGTCCTGACCCAGGCCTCCGTGATCGGCGTCGTCACCGTCGGCATGACCTTCGTCATCGTCTCCGGCGGCATCGACCTCTCCGTCGGCGCGATCGTCGCCCTCGCCTCCGTCTGGGCGACCACCGTCGCCACCCAGGAGTTCGGCTTCAGCGGCATCCTGTTCACCTCGGTGCTCGTGGGCCTCGGCTGCGGCCTGGTCAACGGACTGCTCATCGCCTACGGCGGGATGGTGCCGTTCATCGCGACCCTCGCCATGCTGGCCTCGGCGCGCGGACTGGCGTTGCAGATCACGGACGGCCGGACGCAGATCGTGACGGTCGACGGCATCCTCGACCTGGGCGAGCGCGACGCGTACGTGCTCGGCATCCCGCCGCTCGTCCTCGTCTTCGCGGTCGTCACGGTCATCGGCTGGCTGCTGCTGAACCGCACCACCTTCGGACGCCGCACCGTCGCCGTCGGCGGCAACGCCGAGGCGGCGCGGCTGGCGGGCATCGACGTACGCCGCCAGCGGCTGTACCTGTACCTGCTCTCCGGGCTGTGCTGCGGCATCGCCGCGTTCCTGCTGATCATCCTGTCCGGTTCGGGTCAGAACACCAACGGCAACCTCTACGAACTCGACGCCATCGCGGCCGCGATCATCGGCGGCACGCTGCTCAGCGGGGGCCGCGGCACCATCGTCGGCTCCGTGCTCGGCGTCCTGATCTTCACCACCATCACCAACATCTTCGCCCTGAACAACCTGCAGAGCGACGTCCAGCAGATCGCCAAGGGCGCGATCATCGTCGCCGCCGTGCTGGTCCAGCGCCGTACCGCGAGCACGACCTGA
- a CDS encoding SCO3242 family prenyltransferase, protein MSRSRAWAELLRLPALFTVPGDALSGAVATGARPNARTALAIASSLCLYEAGMALNDWADREEDAAERPGRPLPSGRIRPAAALAASCALTAAGLALAARAGRPALAVAAPLAATVWAYDLALKHTPAGPVAMAAARGLDHLLGAAATTGRPGGALPSAALLGTHTLAVTVVSRRETQGGSSLPPLAALAATALLSGVVARGAARPATPAPPGAVSPGSAPPGAATPDAVSPGDDRVRPSLDGVLRTALATAYAATAGRPYGHAVLNPSPPLTQRAVGGGIRATIPLQAALAARAGAGLTAVAIAALAPIGRKYARKVSIT, encoded by the coding sequence ATGAGCCGTAGCCGCGCCTGGGCCGAACTCCTGCGGCTCCCCGCCCTGTTCACCGTGCCCGGCGACGCCCTGAGCGGTGCCGTCGCCACCGGCGCCCGGCCCAACGCGCGCACCGCGCTCGCCATCGCCTCCTCCCTCTGCCTCTACGAGGCCGGCATGGCCCTCAACGACTGGGCGGACCGCGAGGAGGACGCCGCCGAACGCCCCGGCCGCCCCCTGCCCTCCGGCCGCATCCGGCCCGCCGCCGCCCTCGCGGCGTCCTGTGCCCTGACCGCCGCCGGGCTCGCCCTCGCCGCCCGCGCAGGCCGCCCCGCCCTGGCCGTCGCCGCCCCTCTCGCGGCCACCGTCTGGGCGTACGACCTCGCCCTGAAGCACACCCCGGCCGGCCCGGTGGCCATGGCCGCCGCCCGGGGCCTGGACCACCTGCTGGGCGCGGCCGCCACCACCGGCCGCCCCGGCGGGGCCCTGCCCTCCGCCGCCCTCCTCGGCACCCACACCCTCGCGGTGACCGTGGTCTCCCGCCGGGAGACCCAGGGAGGTTCGTCCCTGCCGCCCCTGGCCGCCCTGGCCGCGACCGCCCTGCTCAGCGGGGTCGTGGCACGCGGCGCGGCCCGCCCCGCGACGCCCGCACCTCCCGGTGCCGTGTCGCCCGGTTCCGCACCTCCCGGTGCCGCGACCCCCGATGCCGTGTCGCCCGGAGACGACCGGGTCCGCCCGTCGCTCGACGGCGTCCTGCGCACCGCCCTCGCCACCGCCTACGCCGCCACCGCAGGCCGCCCGTACGGTCATGCCGTCCTCAACCCCTCACCCCCGCTCACCCAGCGGGCCGTCGGCGGCGGCATCCGCGCCACGATCCCCCTCCAGGCCGCGCTCGCCGCCCGCGCCGGCGCCGGCCTCACCGCCGTGGCCATCGCCGCGCTCGCCCCGATCGGGCGGAAGTACGCGAGGAAGGTGAGCATCACGTGA